The DNA window GCCTTTGCCCGTGTCCCTGCTGTGCTGAATGAtgcagctgaaatacaaaataatatctCTGAGAGATGTCGAGCAGAACTCTTCCAACTCAAGCACAACTCTCCAGGACCGGCTTATTTTTCTGCTTATCCTCATTATTTCTTGGCGTGCATAATATGCACTGCTAAGCAGTGATGCTCCCATCAGGTTGAGAGATACAGTTACAGTTTGTAAAGGTACTTGATTCTACTGTATGACACTCCTCGATATATAATGTTGGTGAAGTtggtttttaaattaattttacaaAAGCCAGAGAGGTAGAGTTTGAGTGACGATCCGCTGCCAGCACCGAGGGGAGAGACAGTTAAATATTGATCGTTAAATAGCAGTTAAATATTGATAACAAAAAACAAGGGCAGTGTTCAAAAGTTGATTCTAACTCGGATTCttgaaagtttatttttttacaggcaCACTCCTCAGATTTTACAGAAATGAGCTCGGATCAGGTTTGATCAGATTTTCTATCTGTTGAATTGACTTCCCTAATTTATTCTGAGGCACATtgaggaaaatactttaaaaaatatatattctcaGAGCAGTATACGGCCCACATGCTTTCCTCAGAACACCCCgctgtaataaaaatgtaagatgttcatagaagaagaagcagagttTTGAAAATGTGGTGTTTTTATGTGTAGGTTGCAAATTTGATCTGCTGCCATATTGGCTTATAAATAAACCAGCTTTTGGATTCTCACTACCACTGAAGAAGCTGCTCTGCATATTGACAGAAAGATAGCCTACAAGAATACACTGCTGTGTTGCTTAAATGATGCCAAGCATTTGTAATGCTTTAAATGTACAACGTAGGTTTCTCATACTATTTCTTTGTTAAATAGTAAACCATcttcaatgttaaaaaaaaatgtactaagAGGGATGTAAGTCGTTTCTATGACAACCTATTAAAATGAATCTGCTCCATTAAAACACCAGAAAAAAGCTGGTCAGAGGACATGGAGGTTTATCTGTGTGTGGGTTaagtgggtttgtgtgtgtgtgtgtgtgtgtgtgcgtgtgtgtgtgtgtgtgtgtgtgtgtgtgtgtgtgtgcgtgcgtgtgtgtgtgtgcgtgcgtgcgtgcgtgtgtgtgtgtgtgtgtgtgtgtgtgtgtgtgtgtgtgtgtgtgtgggtgggtggggggggggttagttaatcctaaatcttttgaTGTCTAGTTTTtgagcatgttttgttttggtttcactgcGAGGGACTTAAATATACTGTAAGATTTAGTCTCACTGCTATTatgaggattgtttttttggaaGAAGTTTTCAGTGAAAAACTCTAATAAAACCTCTAAACCTACCCAGCTAGTGGACAAAGTTGAGCATTTAACTATCATGTATTTGCACTACTTTGTGGAggccaaaaacacaaaactcaaaCTTTAACCAAGATCTTGCTCTTTGTTTGGTGGATGGATAAAAAGGCAGCTCTTTGCACAATAGTTCACCATATTTACTTTTAATCTAGATAAGCTTGTGTTAATGCTGATTTAAGATTTGAAATGCAAATAAGCAATCAAGGCATATTGCTAATAAACGTCTAATATAAGTAAGCaattattaataaatataaCTTCTGGAATGTTCCTCCTTGAATCCTCTTCtttctgtgttgctgtgtctctttttaCCACCCAGCCCACAGCCGGCTCATCCCATCTGACCTGTGAACCTCAGTGAGAACGATACCAGTCCCTGTGGGCCACCATAGCTgaagataacacacacacacacacacacacacacactttctctctctcacacacacacactttctctctcacacacacacacactttctctctcacacacacacacacacacacataccaggAAATCCTCagcagcattttatttattcaagcCTCCTACTCCTTTCTCTGCAAAAGATAAGTAGAGCGAACAGGGGCTGTAGATGGAATTTTCTCCCCATatcacacctcacacacacacacacttgcacacacatgcacacatgcatacagaCATGAAAGCAATGCTGTTACTATTAACATCTGACCTTGCCCCAAAGCATTTCCTAACATGAATTTTAAACATGCGTCCTCTTTCCCTGGACATAAATGACCCTCTCAGATACCTTGCAAAATTATTCATCACATTGTCATATAACTTTCGCCTCAAGCCAAAATACGGAATGGGCTCCTTATGCCGGATTTTCCTGAGTATTGATCAAAACTGTCAAATTCTTCCGCTGCATGCTAGGCCTTGTTGGAATGAAAAATATCTCTGAACCAAAGTGCGGGACATTCATATACGCCAGTCAgaacaaacaaatccaaaagcACATATTCCAGCATGTGCGtatgtgggtgggggggggggggaagggggtaGAATGCTAAAAACAACAGTTGCAGCTACACAAGGACTGCAGCGACAGGTTGGCATTAGCTGGGGTTTGACAGCAGCAAGAAAATACCATCTAATTGAAGGATGCTTGTCAGCCCTTGAGCCGTCAAACTTATGTCAGGAGAAAATTGCCAACCAGTCATTCTCAGGctgctcctctcctgtctcttcCTACAGCTGCACACTGTCTGCAGATATACAGCCGGAAGCTGCTTATATACCTGGACACTGTATGTCTAAGTAAAGCATAACACGCTCCTGTGAGATGTCAATTAATGAAATTGGCTTAGCAGTGTTTCAATGACTTCTATTCCAGTATGGTGTTGTACCAAATCTaaattttttcttcttctttctgctggcTGGTTACTACTTTGGCTTTGATTAGCTAGCGTAGCATGACACTTCTAATCAGTCATGCACACCTGTTGCACATGGAAGCAGAAATTGATGTTAATGAAGAAGAATGGAAGAATGTATTCTCCATCCTACAGGAGTCACGACAATGGTGCATTGATGTGACAGCAGGACTGCAATGAACTGTGACTGTACATTCATGTTGGTATAAGTTCTCTCTGTATGTTTTGTCTCTGCACAAAATGTCTAACTAATTTTAATATATTTGCCATTTCTTCTTCATGTAATTAGTTTAACTTACATGCAGAAATTAaagaatattttatattttacccCAAGTCAGCAGGGACAGGCCTCACCAATTAAATATTTGGAGAATTATTTTAATAAAGCAAAAACAGTTGAGTCAGTTTTAACAGGTGACATTATTATGTGCCTCAGACAGTAAGTGTGCAATACAAATCCTCAAATATCTTTCTGCATGTAAACTTAAAGTATGTCGAAATAAAGGAAACAGTGACACTTAGTGGATGTCTTGTGTAAGTGAAGATAAATACAGAATAACCATGCTGGAGGAAGCTTATTGAGTGTTAAGCACTCCATTTAAGTCTTTTATTTAAACGTTTACTCAAatttagaaaatacatttaaagtgaaTTTTCATAAAGACTCTTTATACTAATACATTGATTTGTTCCATTTTAAATACAATACTTAAATACCTTACTTAACCTTATAAAATAGTCATGAATTGATGACTAATGCCTAATACAACTATTATTAACCATCAGTTGGTCAAACTTTTGGCTGCCAGCTTGTGAATCATCCTGCAGCCAGAAACGTTTTCACTTGTGAACTTTtgcttttcactttttgttAAGTTCAGTTACAAATGTTTTCAAGTCATTAGTACATGTTGTCTCAATTTCTCAGACACGAGTGGAAGTTAGTAGGTGCCCTACAATCAAGTCTACATATTTAAATCTGTTAATAAATCACTGGTTTACTCCTTCTCCATGCAAAATGCTGTTGAACGGGTTGTCCTTGGGTCACCCCTCCAGCCCCACCCACACCCCAAGACAAAGTAATAAACTAGCTGTGAATATGTGTGCTACTTAAGTAACTAGGAGATGTGTATTGGACTCATCCGATGTACACAGTCACAACCGGTAATGAAGTGAATGTTCTTTGTCTGCTTGATAAATTCATCAGCGGCTCATAACTGATTCATTAACTTTGGGTAATTGTTTTGTTACTCATTGtcagatgtattttttaaagcttacaAACCTTAAAAACAGTGTATGTATTATAAAGTGCCATGGCTAGCGTAACACTGTGCATTGTACAAAATCAAAGTGTAAAGTAACTTCAGTTGGAAATACTCATGTTTTCAAGCTGCTCAGACTTCAAATTTCAATCGCTAACTGAATTTGTTGCTGTGCAAAAGTTGAATAATATATACTTGATGTCTTGTGTCTCTTTGCGCTATAAGCTCAGCTTTGTTGCCAGAAGTTAATGGCACTTGAGTCTCATTTACTGGTCCCATTAACAGGAACATTATCTATCACGATTACAAACCTATTACTGATGTCACCATTAGCCACGTTAATGTTAAGAGGAATGCAAAATGTCTCGCAATCCATCCTCATTGAAGTGCTTTTGCTTTATAATACAGGAgccacacacagatgttttatgtttttttaattaacttacACTGGTAATATTGTATAAATGGCAACAGACATAAGCTGTGCAGAAGCACAGTTGGCTGCTGGATGGTTGCACACAGTTTGAGGTGTAGAATCCATACACAGAGGCAGATAATGATACAGTATGAGCTGTCAAACACACAATGTGAGCAGGTGTTTCAACCAACATGATGATCAGTGCATAGGGGTGCAGTCTCTGACAAATTGTAAATAGTTATTTGGCTCGGTCACATTTGGCCTTTAGTTACGGGGTTCAAGTTCCGGATGACTTGGTTCCATGACAAAACATTGAACACTGACAACCTCCAACCTGGAAGTTTTAAACTCCTTTATTGTACTGCCATCTTTTCTTCTCAGTTTGAGGAACATGATGTATCGTTAAAGCAACAGTTACAATAAATCTGGATGGTAAAGTTTGAATTGTTTGTTTGCCGTAAAGATCTGTCCAGATGTATCACCAGCTGCACAATTCAGTCTTGGCTTCTTTCATAGATGTGGATTAAAATAAGTTGGCTGGATGAAACCACTGGATATAAAGGGATGCAGGAGCCCTCCAGTGGATGAAAGTGGAACTGCACCGGCTGTGTGGAAGATCACATTCCCAGAACTGAAGTTGGGGAAAGTTTGATGATAGCTGGATGGGCTTGACACACATGTGGGCGGGTTTGGACTGAGGTTGACCAGAGGGTTGGATCCGCCGGGCTGCAAGGTGCTGTCCGCCCCGGGGTTCTGTTTTTTCCATTTGGTTCTCCTGTTCTGAAACCAAATTTTCACCTGCGTCTCGGTCAGACTCAGAGACAGCGCCAGGTTGAGTCTCTCGCACACGGACAGGTACCGAGTTGTGCGGAATTTGTTTTCCAGGGCAACAAGTTGCTCGTAGGTGAAGGCGGTTCTGGCGCGCCTGGGTTTGGCACAGGCCTGGTCCTGTCGCCGTCGTTTGTGTGGGGGAGGGTCCTGCAGGGTGACCACTGACTCCTCATCGTCCTGATCCCCCGGGAGACAGGACTCTGGTTCAGCTTGTGTTGAGAGCAGAAGGGGGTTGGTGACAACAGCATGATGCCTTGAGGCTGGAGAGGGTTCATCTCCTTGTTCTTCCcctgtgaagaaaaaagaagaattagGTCAGATCCAGCAAAACTCTTCAGCAAACCCAGCTCCAAAGGGAAATTTTAGGGAATCTCTAGGTTTGAATAAAATTAATGTTTCATTCGAGCACTGAATATTAAGTTGCTAAGACACTTATGAGCTATTTAGAGTGAGATTCAAAGCAACATCAACACGATCCTTCTTGGATCTCAAattgtaaatgaaaaatgaactgAATATCCAATAGACTGAAGTGTAAATACAGGCTACATAACAACTACTGTATACAATGGAAGAGGGAGCTTTTGACAttgatgtgtctgtgttttcactATTAAGCAAAAGGCCTCAAAAATCCTGACTGAGTTTCTGTGGTGCTGAAAAGACAGCTCCTGACAAGACAAGTCAATATCATCTCTCGAATCTGAAAGCGCACACCTGTCTAAGAAATGCATCTTCATTGTTCAGGGttgtttctctttgtcctgTTGTGGCTGCAGTTTAAATAGCAAACACAGGAGGCCTGAAGTTGACATCTGTAAAGTGTTTGATTAGGATCCTGAGGTCGCTCGAGCGGATCGGAGCATAgattcagagcagagaggggagaCTCGGTCA is part of the Labrus bergylta chromosome 10, fLabBer1.1, whole genome shotgun sequence genome and encodes:
- the nkx1.2la gene encoding NK1 transcription factor related 2-like,a, which encodes MLDPKDCGVTMTSTHKISFSIIDILDPNKFNSKRVNELSLVEEKFPAQNTEGASVESDNSGAGGDLRAERTKAGEEQGDEPSPASRHHAVVTNPLLLSTQAEPESCLPGDQDDEESVVTLQDPPPHKRRRQDQACAKPRRARTAFTYEQLVALENKFRTTRYLSVCERLNLALSLSLTETQVKIWFQNRRTKWKKQNPGADSTLQPGGSNPLVNLSPNPPTCVSSPSSYHQTFPNFSSGNVIFHTAGAVPLSSTGGLLHPFISSGFIQPTYFNPHL